AGCCTGCGAGGTGGGCAGGTTATGGTGTGGCGGGTCCTTACTGTTGCGCGGAGTATCGCAGGACCGTGCCGTGCAGGCCGACAGTCCAGAGGTTTCCGCGCGCATCACCCCAGATGCTCTCGAGCGAGTTGCGGGTCCCGCTGCTCTTCGCCGACCACCGGTTGCCGTCGTAGTGCAGCAAGGTGCCGCCCGTGCCAACCGCCCAGACATCGTCGGCAGCCCTGCCCCATACGTCGTTGATCGAGTAGCTTTCTCCCTCCGTCACCAGCGACCAAGCGCGCCCGTCCCAGTGCAGCAGGATGCCGCCCGTCCCGCCGGCCCATACGTCGTCGCTGGCTGCTCCCCACACGGCGCGCAGGGTCGCGCCGACGCTGCCGTCTGCGCTTGTGGGCACGTCGGCCCAGGCCGAGCCGTCCCAGTGCAGCGCTGCGCCGTCGCTTCCGACCGCCCAGAAGTCGTCTTCACGCTGTCCCCACACGGCGAGCAGATCCGCGCGGTAGCCGTTGTCGACGTCGATCCACGTCGATCCGGCGCGGATCAGCGTGGCTGCGTCGTTGCCCACGATCCAGGCGGCACCGTCGCTGCTGCCTCCGACCGCACGCAGCCATCCCCGCGCTCCGTTGACCCTTGCCGGCTCCGACCACGCGTCCTGCCGGTGGCGAACGATCGTTCCGCCCGTGCCCACCGCCCACAAATCCAAGTTGTCTGCCCACAGTCCGTAGAGCGAGCGCGGCGTGGGGTTTTCCTGCACCGCCCAGGTGCCTTGCCGGCGCACGAGCAACTCGTCACCCACGCTCCACACCCGGCCGTTCGGCCCGCCGCGGATGCTCAGCCGGTTGTGTAGCGAGCCGTGCGACAAGAGAGAGCGGGCGCCGTCCGACCAGTGCTGCACGATACCTCGCTCACCCACGACCAGCAGCTGGCCTTTGGCCAACCGGGTTGCGGCCTCGAGGCGTCGCCGGGTGCCGCTTGCCACCGGTGTCCAGCGTTGCCCGTAGCGCCAGGCGCTTCCGTCGTCGCCGAATGCCCATGCACGCCAGATCGGGTCACCGCCGCTGCCGGCAGCGCCGGCGTCCGTTCCGGCGTCCATGCCACCACCCCCGGTGCCTGCCGCGGAAGTGCTCGCGTCTGGCGCGCCGGCAGCGCCCGGCCGGGCACCTGGCGCCGTCGAATCCGCTACCACGGCCGTAAGATGACCAGAGAACCCGGTCTCGCTCGCTTCCCATTGCCGCCCGTCGAAGTGCAGTGCGGTTCCCCGCTCGCCCACGACCCACAGATCGCGCTCGTTCAGCCCGTCGATGGCCAGCAGATCCCGGCTGGTTCCGGGGTCTTCGTGGGTCCACTCGGTCCCATCGAAGTGGAGCAGCGTTCCTTGGTCGCCAGCGATCCAAACGCTGTCCGAGCCCGAGGCGGCCCACACCGCGCGCAACGCGTTGCTCGTGCCGAGTGCTTCTCGGTTCCAGCGGCTGCCGTCGAAGTGCCATAGCAGGCCGGCCTCCCCCGCGATCCAAACGTCGCCGGCGCGTGCCCGTACCGCGTGCAGGTCGTCCCGCGGCGGGTCCGGGGCGCCCGTGGTGGCCGAGCCGCCGTCCGACGGGATGACTTCGGACCAGCCTGAACCGTCGTGAACAAGGACTACGCCCCGGTCCCCGACGGCCCACACCGTGTTGCCTGCGCCCCAGACGGAGTTTAGCGATTCCTCGCTGAGGCCGGGCTCGTTGCGCCATTCGGAGCCGTCGAAGTGCATGAGAAGGCCGTGCTCTCCAACCGCCCAGATATCGCTGGCGGAGCGTGCCCAGACACCGAGCAGGTCGTGCCCCTGCGGATAGGGCAGCTCCCAGCACCAGCCATCCGTGCTGCACACCCCCCCTTGAGGCACCTGGGTGCTGCCTGCATCGGCATGACCCGCGGTCGCATCCGCCGCGGCGTCGAGGGGGGGCAGCGGAGGCTGTTCGGCGTTGCCGCTGTTGGAGCGCGAGCAGCCGACCGTAAGCAGCGCGAGCGCCGGCAGCGCGAGCGCTGCTTTTCGTCGCCCTACATCAGGCATGGAGGGCATTGGATAAGCGATCCGCCGCAGCCGTCGGACACGAGCTGCCCGCAGTTGCCGGCGCAAGGGGCGGGCGCGGGATCGCAGCACGTTCCGCCCTGCAGGCAGACACCGCTCCCGCAATCGCCGCAGTCGAGCGTGCCGCCGCAGCCGTCGCTTGCCGAGCCGCACGCGATCCCGAGGTCGCTGCACGTCTTGGGCGCGCAGCACTTGTGGTCCCTGCAGCGCTGCCCCGCGGGGCAAGAGCCGCAGTTCACGCGTCCACCACAGCCATCGGAGACCTCGCCGCACCTGCCCGCCCCGCAGCTGCTGCTCGGCGTACAGGGCTCGCACAGGTTGGCGCTGGTCAGGCCGCACACGAATCCTGTGTTGCAGCCGCCGCACTGCAGCCTGCCGCCGCAACCGTCGCTGACCCGCCCGCACTCTGCTGGCCCGCAGGCGGTTCTCGGCGTACAGGGCTCGCACAGGTTGGCGCTGGTCAGGCCGCACACGAACCCCGCTTGGCAGTCTCCGCAGTCGAGCCTGCCCCCACAGCCGTCGGGCACGCGCCCGCACTCTGCTGGCCCGCATGAGGTTCTCGGCGTACAGGGCTCGCACAGGTTGGCGCTGCTTAGCCCGCACACGAATCCTCTCGGGCAGCTGCCGCAATTTATTCGGCCGCCACAGCCATCGGACATGCGCCCGCAACGATCGGATCCGCAGGTTCTCGGTGTGCAGGGGATGCAGGTGTTGGCGCTGGTGAGTCCGCAGACTTGACCACCCGGGCAGTCTCCGCAGTCGAGCGTGCCCCCGCAGCCGTCCGAGATGGTGCCGCAGTGTGCTCCGGCGCCGCTGCACGTCTTTGGTGTGCAGCACTCACCGCGATAGCAGCGATCGTCGGGCGGGCAGTCTCCGCAGTTCAGCGTGGCTCCGCAACCGTCGCTCGTCGTACCGCACTGCCGGTTGCGCTCCGCACACGTCATGGGCACGCAGCTCGCGCACAGGTTGTCGATGCAAACCTCGCCCTCGGGGCAGGCACCGCAGGTGAGGCTGCGGCCCGTGCAGGCGCTCTGCAGGCGACCGCAGGTCTTGTCCCGCGAGACGCACTCGGCGGGCGCGGGTGCTGCGACGCAGCGGTCGGAGGCGCACACCAGCCCGCGGGGGCAGCTGCCGCACTCCAGCGTGGCGCCGCAGCCATCCGAAATCGTGCCGCACTCGGCGCCCGCTGCGGCGCAGCTCGTGGGCTCGCACGCGCGGCACGCGGCGGTGATCGCGTCGCAGATCTGTGCTGCAACGCACGCCGGGCAGTCCAAGGTCCCGCCGCAGCCGTCCGGCACCTTGCCGCAGCCGGCAATGCTTGCACAGGTCTTGGGCTCGCAAGCCTTGCATTGGCCACCCTGGCAGCGCTTGCCCGCCTCGCACTGCCCACAAAAAACGGAGGCGCCGCAGGCGTCCGTCACGATGCCGCATTCGAGGCCGGCGGAGCTGCACGCGTTGGCGCCGGACAGGCAGGTGTGGCTGGCAGCGTCGCACACTTCACCCGATTTGCAGGTGCCGCAGTAGAGCGTGCTGCCGCAGCCGTCATCGATCATCCCACACGTGGCACCTTGAGCTTCGCAGCCGGCTGGCGTGCACGAGCCCGCGCCTGCCGCGCCGCCGCCTCCCGAGGCGGCAGCGCCCGGATCGCCCACGAGCAGGCTGCTGTCGGTTCTACCGGCTGCGTCGCCGGCTGCTGCGTCATCAGTGCGTGAGCCGCTGGCCCCATCGGGCTGCTGCATGGCATGGGCTCCAGCATCGTGGGCAGCCGGACTGCGACCGTCGTTTCCGACAGAACAGCCCCCGGCTCCTACGAGGACCAGTAGCAGGCCGGGCAAGCAGATCGAATGGAGCCGAAGAGGAATCATCCTAGAGCAGCGGCGGCGGTGTGATGCGCTTGAGGTCCAGGCCCCCTGGATACATGTAGCTCGTGAAGCGGCCGTAGCCGTAGACCAGCAGGCCGAACTCGCTTTCGGCACGGATGCGGTGCACGTCGCTCCCGCCCGCCGGCAGTTCGTGGCGCAGGACCGCGAAGCCTGTCTGGCCTATGGGCCTGAAGCCGTGGCTGGGCAGCGGCTGGCCGTCCAGGACTACCCTTGTACCTTGGCGTGCCACCACGTTGATGAAGTTGACGTCGTAGGTCTTCGAGGCGACGAAGATGTAGTCCTTGCGGAACTGCTCCGAAGCCACGACGAGCGACATGGAGGGGTCTCCGGCGCCGCTTCGCACCGAAGAGAGCCCTTGCATGTACTGGGCGACGAGGATCGGCTTGTCCGAGGTGATCCGAACGTCCTCGGAGACTTCGCGTAGCTCGAGCGGTGGATCACCCGGGCTGATCTTCGTCGCCGCCACGAGCGGCGGCTCGAACGTGAGCTCGGTATCCTGCTGCACCGCAAGGACACGAATCACATGAGGCGACTCGCTCGCTGGCGCGGCGGGGTAGGTGACCACGTACTCCTTGCCCAATGTCTCGACCGGAAACAGGGCCTCTTCGAGATGGTCGCAGTCGCGCGTGTCCGCGGTCGGCACACGCGCGCAGGAGTGGCCGACGATGACCTGCACGGGCTTGCTGGCTCGCAGCTTGGTGCCGGTCGGATCGTCGAGGAACTGCAGGTTGGGACCCGTGTGCTCGGACAGGATCTGCAGCACGTCGCCGCGCTGCATCGAAACCCGACCGTGTCCGCGCGCATCGATGCCGCCGCCTGGACTGAAGCGCGCCCCGCCGTTCACCTCTACCGTGGTGTCGTCGGCGGTCGCCGTGACCGAGATGAAGGCGGCACCTTCGTTGAGCGCAGGCCAGCTGATGATATCGTAGTTCGCCGTAAGCGAGGTGGCCGGCAACAGCAGGGAAGCGTCGTTGCTGTAGGAGAGGCACGCCGAGGTAGCGCCGACCGCGCCCGGGCAGTCCGATGCTACTGGGCAGCCGGACGGAGCAGGTACGAGCTCGTACTGCAACGGGCTCAGCTGGTAGACGGTAACCGGTTGATCGGACCGTACTCGGTAGGCGCCCTCGCGCGCCAGCTGGCTGCTGCCGGGCGGCAGGATCTCCGCGGGGCACGCTCGCGCCGGATCGATCCCGGTTGCCTTGAGCTGTTCGACCCACGGCAGCTTGACGGTCTCGAGGCTGCCGACGCCGATGTCGAGCTCCTTGATCGCAGTGTCGCCGCGCGTGATCGTGACATGAGCAGGAAGCGTCGAGGCGTTGGAGATCGCGACTGCGTAATCGAACCCTTCCCAAACGGGGTTGGCCGTGACCGTGGGGTAGTAGTCGCAGCCCACATAGCTCTTCGATATCTCGGGCGGTGCGCAGACGCCCCGGCATCCGCCGGGCTCGCAGCGCATCCCCTGGACCGGGTCGCACTCGAAGCGGTCGTAGCCGGAGCCGTCCTCGCGGCAGTGCCGAGCAACGCCGTTGCTGCAGCTGCCCGACCCGGGCATGCACGTCGCGCAGCGGCCTGCGACGCAGGTTGCCCCGCTTGCGGCGCAGGCGCCCAGCGACCCCGGTTCGCTCGCCGCGCAGGCGCCCGGTCCAAGCCCCCCGTCCCCCGGGCCAAGGCTTTGTTTGTCCACGGAGCAGGCGCAGGTCAGCCACAGGGCGCCCAGCAGGCCCGCGGTTCGCGGCAAGCTGATGCACGGTCGTGTCGAAGGCATGCTCACGCTGTTTCACTACGTCGGCGTTCGCCAGAAGCTATAGGTGTCTGGACCGCGCCGCGCGCCGGATGGGCGATTCGCTGGTTGTGTGGAAGACTAAGGGCTACGACATGCAAGCCGGTAGCGACACGCTCCTACACACCATTCGTGAGTCGGTGGTCGGCAAGGACGAAGCTATCGAAGGGCCCTACGGTGCCCGGCGTATCACCTATGCGGACTACACCGCCTCCGGTCGTCCCCTCTCGTTCATCGAGGGTTTCATTGGCGACGAAGTGATGCCGCTGTACGCCAACACGCACACCGAGGCCTCGGCGACTGGGCTGCAGACCAGTCGCTTCAGAGAGGACGCGCGCAGCATCATCCAGGAAGCGGTCGGCGGCGGCGCGCAGGACGTGGTGCTCTTTTGCGGCTCGGGCGCCACCGCCGGCATCAGCATGCTCGTTCGCTTGCTGGGGCTGGCCATCCCTTCCCGGCTGGACGATCGCCATCGCTTTTCCGCGCAGATTGCGCCCCACGATCGTCCGGTGGTGTTCATCGGGCCCTACGAGCATCACTCGAACGAGCTGCCTTGGCGTGAATCGATCGCCGAGGTCGTCACGATTCCCGAGGACGACGATGGTCAGATCGATCTGAGCCGACTCGAGGCCGAGCTGGTGCGCTTCGAGCGCCGTTACCTCAAGATCGGCAGCTTCTCGGCGGCGTCCAACGTAACCGGCATCGTGTCCGACGTAGCCGCCATCGCGAGCCTGTTGCACCGCCACGGGGCACTGTCCATTTGGGACTATGCTGCCGCGGCGCCCTATACCGGCATCCAGATGAATCCGCCGCAGGGCGCCCCGGCGGCGAGCTATCTGGATGCGGTCGTGCTTTCCCCCCACAAGTTCATCGGCGGACCCGGCACCCCTGGCGTGCTCGTCGCCAAGAAGAAGCTCCTGGGCAACCGGGTGCCCGTGGTGCCTGGTGGCGGCACCGTGAGCTACGTCAACGCCTTCGAGCACCGCTACCTGTCCGATCCTGTGCTGCGTGAGGAAGGTGGCACCCCCGCCATTATCGAGTCCATCCGCGCCGGCCTCGTGTTTCAGCTCAAGGCAGCGGTGGGCGTCGCCACCATCGAGCGGCGCGAGTCGTCGTTCGTGGCTCGCGCCATCGAGGCCTGGCAATCCCATCCCAAGCTCGAGGTCCTGGGCAATCCGGACGCGAAGCGGCTGTCGATCGTGTCTTTCGTGGTGCGCCACGCAGATCGCTACCTGCATCACAACTTCGTAGTTGCGTTGCTCAACGACTTGTTTGGCATTCAGGCGCGCGGCGGCTGTTCGTGCGCGGGACCGTATGGTCACCGCCTGCTGCGCATCGATCTGGAGACTTCGCGGGAATTCGAACGCGAGATCACGCGCGGTTGCGAAGGGATCAAGCCTGGCTGGGTGCGAGTGAGCTTCAACTACTTCGTTTCCGAAGCGGAGTTCGGTTTCTTGCTGGATGCCGTGAGATGGATCGCCGACCACGGTTTCAAGGTCATGCCCGACTATCGGTTCCAGCCCGATAGCGGACAGTGGTCCCACACGTCCGGAGACCGTCACGCGCTCAGAAGCCTGCGCGAGATCGACTACGGCGACGGCCGGCTCCATTTTCCCTTCAGGACTCGCCCCAACCCGGCAATGGAGCGCGCTCGGTACGTGCAGATGGCCGACGAGGTTGTCGCCGGCGCCCAGCAGCGCTTCCTCGACCTGCAGCTCGAACCGCCGCGCCTGACTGCAGATTTCGAGCACCTGCGCTGGTTTCCCCTACCGCACGAGGTGCTGGCAGAGCTGCGAGAGTAGAGCTCCCATTGGTCGCTCGCATGGGCAAGCTTGACCAACGCAGAGACAACCTGGTTCGGCTGCCGGCCGCTAGCCGCGCCGCGTTCCGTTGTTCTGCAATTTCGCAG
The sequence above is drawn from the Pseudomonadota bacterium genome and encodes:
- a CDS encoding IgGFc-binding protein; translated protein: MPSTRPCISLPRTAGLLGALWLTCACSVDKQSLGPGDGGLGPGACAASEPGSLGACAASGATCVAGRCATCMPGSGSCSNGVARHCREDGSGYDRFECDPVQGMRCEPGGCRGVCAPPEISKSYVGCDYYPTVTANPVWEGFDYAVAISNASTLPAHVTITRGDTAIKELDIGVGSLETVKLPWVEQLKATGIDPARACPAEILPPGSSQLAREGAYRVRSDQPVTVYQLSPLQYELVPAPSGCPVASDCPGAVGATSACLSYSNDASLLLPATSLTANYDIISWPALNEGAAFISVTATADDTTVEVNGGARFSPGGGIDARGHGRVSMQRGDVLQILSEHTGPNLQFLDDPTGTKLRASKPVQVIVGHSCARVPTADTRDCDHLEEALFPVETLGKEYVVTYPAAPASESPHVIRVLAVQQDTELTFEPPLVAATKISPGDPPLELREVSEDVRITSDKPILVAQYMQGLSSVRSGAGDPSMSLVVASEQFRKDYIFVASKTYDVNFINVVARQGTRVVLDGQPLPSHGFRPIGQTGFAVLRHELPAGGSDVHRIRAESEFGLLVYGYGRFTSYMYPGGLDLKRITPPPLL
- a CDS encoding aminotransferase class V-fold PLP-dependent enzyme encodes the protein MQAGSDTLLHTIRESVVGKDEAIEGPYGARRITYADYTASGRPLSFIEGFIGDEVMPLYANTHTEASATGLQTSRFREDARSIIQEAVGGGAQDVVLFCGSGATAGISMLVRLLGLAIPSRLDDRHRFSAQIAPHDRPVVFIGPYEHHSNELPWRESIAEVVTIPEDDDGQIDLSRLEAELVRFERRYLKIGSFSAASNVTGIVSDVAAIASLLHRHGALSIWDYAAAAPYTGIQMNPPQGAPAASYLDAVVLSPHKFIGGPGTPGVLVAKKKLLGNRVPVVPGGGTVSYVNAFEHRYLSDPVLREEGGTPAIIESIRAGLVFQLKAAVGVATIERRESSFVARAIEAWQSHPKLEVLGNPDAKRLSIVSFVVRHADRYLHHNFVVALLNDLFGIQARGGCSCAGPYGHRLLRIDLETSREFEREITRGCEGIKPGWVRVSFNYFVSEAEFGFLLDAVRWIADHGFKVMPDYRFQPDSGQWSHTSGDRHALRSLREIDYGDGRLHFPFRTRPNPAMERARYVQMADEVVAGAQQRFLDLQLEPPRLTADFEHLRWFPLPHEVLAELRE